Proteins from one Bacillus carboniphilus genomic window:
- a CDS encoding protein phosphatase 2C domain-containing protein, whose protein sequence is MNKATNTKDYHWVGSQKHFVDEIDIHNINDIVLGRFGGNSTAGQNKNEDGCIVWVNEYIGYEFVVLLDAHQTAESAELVLATIQSLEDDVKSSLTLSPRESFDRLYKLLLSTFESRSFKEACKRVQGETACLCAVRKDKYLWWFSVGDCILYLNHPELSDLNEYQQNHRSFYEWIGKVNTFELEVPCFSTGTKELRQGRNHILLTTDGLVECPNVDFSNPKKIFKTFVEVTNEGGVLILLKEIQNQNVRDSTTIISWFVDIDKAGSQPSK, encoded by the coding sequence ATGAATAAAGCTACCAATACTAAAGATTATCATTGGGTCGGGAGTCAAAAACATTTTGTAGATGAAATTGATATCCATAACATAAATGACATTGTATTAGGGCGTTTTGGTGGAAATTCAACTGCTGGACAGAATAAAAATGAAGATGGGTGCATCGTCTGGGTAAATGAGTATATTGGATATGAGTTCGTAGTACTTTTAGATGCACATCAGACAGCTGAAAGTGCAGAATTAGTGTTAGCTACCATTCAATCCCTTGAAGATGACGTAAAGAGCTCATTGACCCTTTCACCTCGAGAATCATTCGATCGTTTATACAAATTACTCTTAAGCACTTTTGAAAGCAGAAGTTTTAAAGAGGCTTGTAAAAGGGTTCAAGGGGAAACCGCATGTTTATGTGCGGTGAGAAAGGATAAATATCTTTGGTGGTTTTCGGTTGGAGACTGTATCCTCTACTTAAACCATCCAGAGCTATCAGATTTAAATGAGTATCAACAAAATCACCGCAGCTTTTATGAATGGATTGGAAAAGTGAACACATTTGAACTAGAAGTACCCTGCTTCAGTACAGGTACAAAAGAGCTTAGGCAGGGAAGAAATCATATACTATTAACTACAGATGGGCTTGTCGAATGCCCGAATGTAGATTTTTCAAATCCAAAGAAAATATTTAAAACATTTGTAGAGGTTACGAATGAGGGAGGCGTCTTGATCTTGTTGAAAGAAATACAAAATCAAAATGTCCGAGATAGCACGACCATTATATCGTGGTTTGTTGATATTGATAAAGCAGGAAGTCAACCAAGCAAGTGA
- a CDS encoding VOC family protein translates to MNDTLLRVGTTYIPVQDVKQASQWYVEKLGATLNYQDDDKAILNFANQSFFLVHSSREQSSNFMDQHGNERFSMTFEVNGLETLERIHKQYKELGIEVGEIENRGHAGRNFVFTDISGNKFDVWSELSPQFKEKYNIK, encoded by the coding sequence ATGAACGACACATTATTAAGAGTAGGAACAACCTACATTCCTGTTCAGGATGTTAAACAAGCAAGCCAATGGTATGTTGAAAAACTAGGTGCTACGCTTAATTATCAGGACGATGATAAGGCTATCTTAAACTTTGCAAACCAAAGCTTTTTCTTGGTTCATTCATCAAGGGAACAAAGTTCTAACTTTATGGATCAACATGGAAATGAACGTTTTTCCATGACATTTGAAGTAAATGGACTTGAAACACTAGAAAGAATACATAAACAATATAAAGAACTTGGCATTGAAGTTGGTGAAATCGAAAACCGTGGTCATGCTGGGCGAAATTTCGTATTTACGGATATAAGTGGAAACAAGTTTGATGTGTGGAGTGAACTAAGTCCACAATTTAAAGAGAAATATAATATCAAGTAA